TCCACCTTCATCATTATATATCCGAGTTTCACCATTGACTAGCTCTCCAGATCCGCCTTCTTCGGATTTATTACATTGGTCGCTTCTGTGTTATTTATAAGTCTTCTGAGACATCACAGGCATCGTCTTTGCATAGGTGGGTTCGAGCCTTGCCGTTTTATTTTATTGACTTTGTTCCATTCCATATCAGcttcttttaagttatatcCGTTTCATGGATTTGTCATTTCTCTGTTGACGTGGGATCTAATCAAATCTACTACAACCCATTACTACCAGTTGCATGCATCATACATAGCCCAGCAAAATTGCTCGCTAACTTCCGTGCATATTGCAGGGCTCAACAGTCTGTAGACAGCCCTGTTACAATGTAGGTGGAGGTCCTGCAACGTGTACTCGGGGTAGGGCCTTGACCGGCCCCCCTTATCTCTAACCAATAAATGAAAAGCAAGGCGAGAGGGGCGGTCTCTAGGCCCTACTCAATTAGTGTAATTTCGACCCTATGGTGTTCCCAAAGTTCAACTTGGGATCGCCAACAACATGAGTTCAGTCTCTTTGCTAACCATCAGGACCTCTACAATGACCAGTAGGAACGATCTTATGCCAGCTTCTTAcaaaacatcaccatcttgaCGAACCACTGCCATTTCTTTTCCGCAAGCCAAGTCGGGTCGGCCTGGCGGTACATCAGCACACCATCAATTGCAGGTGAACCAGTGAGGTCATGTAACGTGGAGTGGCTCTTGCAGGCAGTTTGCCCTGCGATTCGCCTAGCAAACAGCCTTGATggatatatttactatacctACTGCACACTTACCGAAATGAAATCTcattcctcctcttccatttATTTCTTCACTTCTAATATCACGTTTCATTATCGTCACAGCCCACAGTTGTCTCTTGCAATGAGCGGATTAGAGGTTTTCGGCGCGGCAGCAGCCATTCCCACCATTGTTAAACAGCTATTCCAATTTATCAGCTCAACAAACAAAGCACTAAAAGGTATCAGAAATGCCGTTGAGAAATATGATGAATTGACCCAGGACCTTATCAGTATATCAAAGGTTAGACATCTCAGAGCGAAAGTTCCAAGAAAATCTAACTCAATGAGTAAGGTCATTGACTGTGCCGGCAAAACAATCACACGCCTAGTCGAAGAGAACGGGGCGGCAAGTCCGTCGGGAGAGCTCAATTTTGAGCCTTTGATCCAACAGATGGAGCGGGATATCGGAGCTGCGCAAAGAAAGCTCGAGAGTCTCGAACCCGGATCCAGCTTGAAGGATCGAGCGAACTTCGTCATGAAGTGTAGGGTTGAGATTGAAGCTGTTATAGTCAAAGTTAGCCAGACAGGAATGTTTCTTAACATCACTCTCGTCAACTTATTGATGCAAGCCATTGTTGAAGAATCAACCAGCAACTCTTTGAAGCAGTCGTTGTACGTTTTTAGTTGTTTCATATAATTCACTCGTCTTTCCACTGACTCCTCAATTACAGAATAAATTCAGGCATCCAAACAAGTTTGgatgagactcttgaggCTGTTAAAGATGCTGTCAGAGATGTTTTGAACAGATCTACTGAACCGGAGTCTCAGGTTCCCGAGAACTCTAACGAAGGACAGCTTACGGATAGACCAGAGAGCATCAAGTCGACAATATCAGGAAAGAGTTGGTACACACTGAGACGCCACGACTCAAATGGCAGCTTGCGACAACAGGTTATATCTAAAGTCAGAGACCGTTTCAAGAGTTCCACTTCGAGGTTTCATGGATCCAAGGGACTTTTAGAGGGCGATTACCCTGCGATTACTCCTGGGCCTGAGTGTAACTCTGCTCCCGAGAACATGCGTACATCTGTTAATCCAGCCAACGCGAACGATGGGTCTCCGGATCAAAGAACTCAATCGCATGTCACTGAGAACAGGGTGCTATTGCCTGATATACACGCATTAGTGCAGGATGACACTGCAGATCTCGGAAGTCCAAAGGTAGACTCAGCTGTGTCAGacattcaagatcaagcatcATTCGAAAGAGAGGCAAACGCGCGAGAAAACTCTTTAAACGACGGAATATCAAGGGCAACAAATGACTTCAGAACTTCGTCAAACTTCATGGCATCTAGCATGTTTGGTCACATCGATTCTCCGAGGTTAATGGACATCCTGAGGAACAATGAGTCAACAGGCAAGATTTCTCATTCACATAAACCAACCGATGCTATCGAGCAAAGCTTGCTCGATACAAGGTCCTGGGTCAGTGCTGATATTGAGGAGGGCGTGTCATATGGTGTCCTAGTTTTCCAAAGACCTGATAACTGGATTCAGCTTTCCATATTACCGAGAGATCATGACGAGGCAACTGTCTTGGAAACTCCACTTCTGCAGGCAATGGAGAACACACCGTTGTCGTGCCATTTGAAGTATCGGAATAGCGACTCACGAAATCTAAGGATCTACTTTTTTACTGCAAAAGAGAAGATTCTTTCCATCTGCACGGTAGTGTTCCGTCCGCCCTTTCTAGTTGAGTGGTTTGTCCAGGGCTTTTCACATACATCCGGCGGCATACCACCTCCATTACCAGGAATGGGGTTCTTCTGTGATACAGATAACAGGACCATATCTTACGCGTCAGCCACTGGATCACTAGTTTCTGCCAGTGAATCAGAAGCTGGTCAATGGAGTTTACAATCTTCCTTGGCCCAGTATCGCGTCCGTCACGGCGACCAGGTGACGCAAAGGGTCTGGCATCGGAAACCTAATGAGGACAAAGGTCCCAGCTTGAGTCTTCGAATATATCGCCAAGGAAACTCGACTACTCATGAGTTCATCGGCGTTGACGATTGGGACCACTCCCTTCATCGTGCGGATAAGGTCGAGGAcagcaagaaagaaatacATTGGCAGGGCTTGACCATCGATGAAACGTCCATTCCATATATACCGATAAAAGGTCAGAGAGGTATTATTGGCTTTCTCTGCAGAACCGTCGAGAATGAGTTATACTTGATAGAGGGACATCCATGGAACGAGATGCAAGAGAAGCCAATTTATATATGCACCATCAAATCGGGCTCCAACTTTTCATTCTCTCGGGGTTTTAATGATCTTTTCTTTATATCCGTTGAAGGAAACTTAACAAGGATTAGGGTTGAGGTATCAGAATCTAAATGCATCTCATGCAGCCAACCGAAGAGAGTCTTCCACTCAAGCGGCAACTCCCGGCAGCTAAAGGACATTTCATACCCAAGTATAGTTAGAGCATAGTTTAGTCACTTTAAATAGCAATCTAGTAATATTGTTACACAAGTGTAATAATAGGAAACTCATCCCGCGCTTCGAGATCCAGTGGCCGTCCCAAAGCCTTTTCGTCAATAAACCCAAACCCCAGCCTCTCATACTCCTCTCCCCCATCGACTCTCTTGACCACTAACGCATGATAAGAAGTCTCCTCATCCATTTCTTTAACCTTCAGCAGGATGAGCGCAAAGATTTCCTTCCCTTCTAAACTCTTGACTATCTTCAGTGCCTCCTGCGGTGCATCATCAGCAGTAAAGTCAAAGTCGAACCGCGAATGCGTCTCATCATGTGCTGTACGGATCGGAGGATTGTTATCATACGCGAACCCAGGTTTGGTAGGATCCCAGTCTTTGACGTCGAGGTATAATCGCTCCATCGGCGCCTGGATCTGCAGCCTTCCACTTGTAACCTCGCCGTAGATATTCGTGCCCTTGAGATCAATCTTGACATCCAAGACTCTCGCAACTTCCTCGTAAGGTGCACTTACCCCGAGGCCAGGAATTCCGTCCATGGATGCCCACGACCAGGATGGTGCTCTGTACTCTGAAACACGTCTACATTCGAGGCTTTGCCAGAGCAGTCCTTCTAACAGTCTTGATCGCCATAGACCAACGACATACTCGTCGTTTAGACGCTGGGCAAAGATACCCGCGAGACCAGAGATGGCAGGGAGTTTATCCGACGCCTCTGTCAGTTTCCGAGGGCCGTATATCCAGAGAAGGCTATACCATGATTGATACAGTGATGCTTTGggatcatcttcttcctcttgatctTCAGCCTCCTTTCCTCCCTCGAGTCCATCTGGCATATCATGCACGTTCACAAATCTCCAATCGAGAACCGTGCCGTCCTCTCCTCGAAATCCCTCACTGCACTCAAAGAACATCTGCTGCTTTGTATAAAGCAAAGTTCGACACGGCAGCACTCGTTCTTGAAGAGCCCACGCCCGGTCGGAGAGTGGCTCATCTGGCAGGCTCACATAAGAACTGGTACCAGATTCATTGTCAATCGGAAGATTGAAAGCCATGACCTGTCCACTGATGTCTCCGGATGTATACTCAAACGTCTTGTACTCCCTTGGATTTGTCTTGCTGAAGAGTCCTTCTGACTGATCCTTTGATTTTGAAGCAGCGACGGCAAGGTAAGAGTTAGCGTAGATGGACAGCATCTTTGCTGATTCGCGCTCCCATTCGTCGTAGTCGCCTTGACAAATGCAGAGGCTATCTATCCAGAGATATCTAACACCAAGTTCCCGTGCTAGTTTAATGATATCCTGATGCGTTTGTGACAGATTAGAGATAGTAATTTTATGTTTGCGTTCTTCGAGGGTTGCTTTGGTGGTTGTGAATTGGGGCTCTTTTCCCCAACAGTAGCTGCAGAGCAAATGTCAGTGAGTGTCATCTATGTAGCCGCTCGGGAGAAATACCTCAGAGATATGTATTTTCCACGTTCCTGTCCGTCTGTTTCCCGGAGTCTAGCAAATGGGCTGTTGATATCATCCCCCACGTCAACGACTCGACCTGGCAACAGCGTGTCTCCGGGGTCGCATTTAGGGTGCTCGTTGCATTTAGTAACCCACTCATGAACCCTTTTTATCGCCTTCGAAGTTCCGCCATACTGCTCAACGGGTCGTCCGCGAATAATCTGGGCCAAAGGATCACCTATAAACATCAGTATTGCTATTCCTTAGCGGTATGCTCAATCTTACCATCTCCTACACAGAGCCCAATTGCTGCCACAAGCCTTACGGTCCGTTTGCCGTAGTCCGTTGTACTCATGACCCAAAACCCATCCCCTCCAACCTCTCTCTTGACAATCCACATCTCCCATAGCGGCCAGCCATACTGTGTTATTGTTCCTGCTTCCCACTGGGGCTTAAGCTCTTCGAGTTCCGCCTCGCATAACCTAATCTGATTCAGTATCAAGAAACAAATACCACAGCCCTCATTGTCAGCAGCGTTTCGCAGAGCTGCCAGACTCTGATGATGTAGGTAGCCTCGGCTATCTACCGGCCAGTGATGAAAGTCTTGGAGATACGGATAGCCGCTCATGGCCGGTAATGAGTCTGGTGGGACTTTCGGAAGTTTCTCCCATGGTATTTCTCTGCAAAGGTTGCATAAAGTCATGTTGTTGTGCTGTTAAAGCTGCGATGCGTGGTTTTCAGTAAGCAACAGCGTGAAGTTCATGTATGAGACCAGATATCCTTTAAATAACGAGAGAGCACCAGTGAAGTATTTTTATACGCTGTATCCAATCAGATAgctagtaatataaatacttcAATCTAGGTAGTAATCACACCTAGTTTTAAGTATCTCTAATAATGTAAGCTGCAGATCGCAACTTTCATTGCTACTGCGAAGCCTTATTAAGGCTAGTTTATAAAGCGTAAAGAGCAGCCAATTAAAACTAGAGTAGGCCCCACAAAAGTCCTTTACTAGTGCTGCCCCGCTAGCCCCGTTATGTAAGGGATAAGCACTAGTGCCCAAGGTGCCTGAGGCACCAGTTAATAATCCTTACTTAATGACTGCACTAGGCTACTTATCTAGAGAAGGTAATAATTGtatatttaggttaaaaaaCACAGAAGAAAAGtcatttctttatataatataaattaaattgtattaattaaattatctTATGTTAATagtagtttaattaatttttcTTACTTATCTTATTTTGTTGTGCTATAATACCAGAGCTGCGCAACAACTTAAGTAAGGTTTTTGCAGTGTCTATGCATATCGAGAAATAAGCATGGCGTTAGAATCGTTGAAGATCCCACTTCTAGacttctcaatctctttaTATGTCTTATCACTTTATGTTGACTTATCTACCCCATCTTTGACAGTAAAAAACATGGGCATCTATCTGGATCAAATGGTGGAACCCCCCACTCTAGTACATGAGAAATACGTTCAAGACaaaaacctataaagaataaatgATATGTATTGAATCTACTACCTTATGCTTATAAAGTTTCTCTTGATAGAATTTTTCCATTTACCAAGTCATAAGGTTATCTGCAGTCAGAATCAACATCCGACGTCAGTGAGTTACCCTACATATGTCTGTAGTGGAGATTAGCTGACATTTCCCAGTGTCTTCATCTGAGATAGAAGCAATCACTTCTGTTCTACACGCCTACGGAACGGCACTGAAAGATCGAAATGTCAAAGAAACAGTCGCACTCTATACTAGCGATGGCGTAATAATGCCTCCCCACTTTAGCGCCAGCGCAGGAACGCAAGCTCTCACTGAAACTTATGGGCGCATCTTTAACAGCATCCAACTCACCATCACGTTCGATATCGATGAGATTGTTCTGATGTCGCCGGAATGGGCTTTCGCAAGAACAACAGCAGAGG
This DNA window, taken from Fusarium fujikuroi IMI 58289 draft genome, chromosome FFUJ_chr11, encodes the following:
- a CDS encoding related to tol protein: MTLCNLCREIPWEKLPKVPPDSLPAMSGYPYLQDFHHWPVDSRGYLHHQSLAALRNAADNEGCGICFLILNQIRLCEAELEELKPQWEAGTITQYGWPLWEMWIVKREVGGDGFWVMSTTDYGKRTVRLVAAIGLCVGDGDPLAQIIRGRPVEQYGGTSKAIKRVHEWVTKCNEHPKCDPGDTLLPGRVVDVGDDINSPFARLRETDGQERGKYISLSYCWGKEPQFTTTKATLEERKHKITISNLSQTHQDIIKLARELGVRYLWIDSLCICQGDYDEWERESAKMLSIYANSYLAVAASKSKDQSEGLFSKTNPREYKTFEYTSGDISGQVMAFNLPIDNESGTSSYVSLPDEPLSDRAWALQERVLPCRTLLYTKQQMFFECSEGFRGEDGTVLDWRFVNVHDMPDGLEGGKEAEDQEEEDDPKASLYQSWYSLLWIYGPRKLTEASDKLPAISGLAGIFAQRLNDEYVVGLWRSRLLEGLLWQSLECRRVSEYRAPSWSWASMDGIPGLGVSAPYEEVARVLDVKIDLKGTNIYGEVTSGRLQIQAPMERLYLDVKDWDPTKPGFAYDNNPPIRTAHDETHSRFDFDFTADDAPQEALKIVKSLEGKEIFALILLKVKEMDEETSYHALVVKRVDGGEEYERLGFGFIDEKALGRPLDLEARDEFPIITLV